The following proteins are encoded in a genomic region of Oncorhynchus gorbuscha isolate QuinsamMale2020 ecotype Even-year linkage group LG11, OgorEven_v1.0, whole genome shotgun sequence:
- the LOC123989319 gene encoding KN motif and ankyrin repeat domain-containing protein 1-like isoform X3: MSTGNRGRPPLPPPHSASTTSNTTPSSQEGSSVPLKPQEGKPAPAVRSLNTPRFNPLVEKTLVETRRRLELEKTSNTTPAQPHPEPHPRRRLASFGGVGSSGSLSTFTGWGSYNQNNSGNVNKPHAEGELSLPLSLHHGSSLGSGGSLRPSPQSSGRDTPVTGLSPLHLQHVRDQMVMAIQRLKELEEQVRSIPVLQVKISVLQEEKRQLVSRMKNQDQEELSDMFRKRAHSTGSAGRFRFGKGSELLGKPEDGLENKAEHNSTSSGLKEFQQLTAEMEALERTIKGGRLQARHGLNQNTLRSNCRAHKSVDIGIDEDLDAILDVSSSKQHGDIAMKTKPTDTRCIATGVTEAHLVVTVDKGSELDAQQRIIEALKERVCQLEAEVKESTLQTEMGRLKLELQAAGARNKADKGSTARPSTHSTSTATEAPEARPKAQTRSLGVGNHTEVQDASAGGRMEVEGWGCSVGVSCRPELKSVSSGPEVPMTWWVVRERVETQDQCVGRQVVMVTQGVGTGVRVYEAGVNTDLTMESLAAARRRGMGECQLVSVGSGDCTVDDVMSAVKEVGMATDPPVRGVDSGVMVSPQTVSQRTNTSPTFSSVSRFTNTCRLFNTTSSTNTVLNTQEKHTNTVHTITRNIAVGNSRVSELIQTVAKTRSVGIGTTVPWGGNSEQPTQTNAAVTKATTRDAGVGMTNVNDNFLVGLKTRNIACGPSCLPDPTKTRSIGIGVGEGRIRDLAGPPSLTQTSHSHQAQGQSQLEPGLDHYIEKMQCLLREQQGLLTESYSELGEVFIQPASDNTTLIMSPVNSAMIQGGTEDRPIPSQSTDCVQFQSIAGPGQFTNTSPKRNTERSGVSQHVTKESEVKQKILRIEHQTSSALHGQPTTANMLRSIMKKQDGDRGYTGTRKSLKFVGMTTGCESMSTSEPSSSEEEEKNGNERWREVCGLQDRSRTGGNKGVANRECSGHGRTEIQESFQLSEKMLSACHALKTHLSDDQILSSRELRSCLNMLQHEWFRVSSQKSAAPAVVGDYLTAFRSVSPAVQRHVANLADGNGNTALHYSVSHSNFTVVKRMLLADVCNVNKQNKAGYTPIMLAALAAVEAPEDMEVVEELFIKGDVNAKASQAGQTALMLAVSHGRMDMVRALLAKGAEVNLQDDEGSTALMCASEHGHAEIVRLLLAKPGCNATLSDSDESTALSIALEAGHKDIAVLLYAHVNFSKCQAGGTPRLGRNTPPSSAGRAVFE; the protein is encoded by the exons ATGTCGACCGGTAACCGAGGGagaccccctcttcctccaccccacAGTGCCTCTACCACCAGCAACACCACCCCGTCTAGTCAGGAGGGGTCCTCCGTCCCTCTGAAACCCCAAGAGGGGAAACCTGCCCCGGCTGTCCGCTCCCTGAACACCCCCAGGTTCAACCCTCTAGTGGAGAAGACCCTGGTGGAGACCCGTAGGCGCTTAGAGCTGGAGAAAACCTCCAACACCACCCCAGCCCAGCCCCACCCTGAGCCCCATCCCCGCCGGCGCCTAGCCAGCTTCGGGGGAGTGGGCTCCAGTGGCTCCCTGTCCACCTTCACCGGCTGGGGTTCCTACAACCAGAACAACAGCGGAAATGTCAACAAGCCTCATGCTGAAGGTGAGCTTTCCCTGCCCCTATCCCTCCACCACGGCTCTTCCTTGGGCAGTGGAGGGTCCCTGAGACCCAGCCCCCAGAGCTCTGGCAGGGATACCCCAGTCACGGGCCTCAGCCCCCTGCACCTGCAGCATGTCAGGGACCAGATGGTGATGGCCATCCAGAGGCTGAAGGAGCTGGAGGAACAG GTGAGGAGCATCCCTGTTCTACAGGTGAAGATctctgtcctccaggaggagaagagacagctgGTCTCTCGGATGAAGAACCAGGACCAAGAAGAGCTGAGTGACATGTTCCGGAAGAGAGCCCACAGCACGGGCAGCGCCGGTCGGTTCCGGTTTGGGAAGGGCTCTGAACTTCTAGGGAAACCTGAAGATGGGCTGGAGAACAAGGCAGAGCACAACAGTACCTCCTCTGGCCTGAAGGAGTTCCAGCAGCTGACTGCTGAGATGGAGGCTTTGGAGAGGACCATCAAGGGTGGTCGCTTGCAAGCACGGCATGGCCTCAACCAGAACACATTACGCAGCAACTGCAGAGCTCACAAATCAGTAGACATCGGCATTGATGAAGACTTGGATGCCATCTTAGATGTCAGTTCCTCAAAACAACACGGGGACATCGCCATGAAGACCAAGCCCACAGACACACGATGCATAGCAACGGGTGTAACTGAGGCCCACCTCGTTGTCACCGTGGATAAGGGGTCGGAGCTAGATGCCCAGCAGAGAATCATAGAAGCcctgaaggagagggtgtgtcagTTGGAGGCAGAGGTAAAGGAGTCCACCCTGCAGACGGAGATGGGCAGGCTGAAGCTGGAGCTACAGGCTGCTGGGGCCAGGAACAAGGCTGATAAAGGCTCCACCGCCAGGCCATCCACCCACAGCACCTCCACAGCCACGGAGGCCCCGGAGGCCAGGCCCAAGGCCCAGACCAGGAGCCTGGGGGTGGGCAACCACACAGAGGTCCAGGACGCCTCCGCTGGAGGtaggatggaggtggaggggtggggcTGTAGTGTTGGAGTGTCCTGTAGGCCGGAGCTGAAGAGCGTGAGCTCAGGACCAGAGGTACCGATGACTTGGTGggtggtcagagagagagtggagacccAGGACCAATGTGTTGGGAGACAGGTGGTGATGGTCACCCAAGGTGTGGGGACAGGGGTGAGGGTGTATGAGGCAGGTGTCAACACAGATCTGACCATGGAGAGTTTGGCTGCAGCGAGAAGAAGGGGGATGGGGGAGTGTCAGTTGGTGTCGGTGGGGAGCGGGGACTGTACGGTCGACGACGTGATGAGTGCTGTAAAGGAGGTCGGCATGGCAACCGACCCTCCAGTCAGAGGGGTGGATTCAGGTGTCATGGTGTCACCTCAGACGGTCTCCCAGCGCACCAACACATCACCAACCTTCAGCTCGGTCTCCCGTTTCACAAACACCTGCCGCTTGTTCAACACCACCTCCAGCACAAACACCGTGCTCAACACCCAGGAGAAACACACCAACACTGTGCACACCATCACCCGGAACATCGCTGTTGGCAACAGCAGGGTCTCAGAGCTAATCCAGACCGTTGCTAAGACCCGCTCCGTTGGCATTGGAACGACCGTGCCATGGGGAGGAAACTCAGAACAACCAACCCAAACCAATGCGGCCGTCACCAAGGCAACGACCAGAGACGCTGGGGTCGGGATGACTAACGTGAACGACAACTTCctggttggactgaaaacccggAACATCGCCTGTGGTCCTTCGTGTCTCCCCGACCCCACCAAGACCAGGAGTATTGGGATTGGGGTGGGTGAGGGGCGCATACGGGATCTTGCAGGACCACCATCACTGACACAGACATCCCATTCTCACCAGGCCCAGGGCCAATCCCAGTTAGAGCCTGGTCTGGACCACTACATAGAGAAGATGCAGTGTCTGCTGAGGGAGCAGCAGGGCCTGCTGACTGAGAGCTACAGTGAACTGGGAGAGGTGTTCATCCAGCCGGCGTCAGACAACACCACCCTCATCATGTCACCCGTCAACTCTGCCATGATACAGGGAGGCACGGAGGACAGGCCAATACCCTCACAATCCACAG ATTGTGTACAGTTTCAGTCCATCGCAGGGCCCGGCCAGTTCACTAACACCTCACCTAAGAGAAACACAGAAAGGTCAGGGGTCAGCCAGCATGTCACTAAGGAGTCAGAGGTCAAGCAAAAGATACTACGCATAGAACACCAAACGTCCTCTGCATTGCACG GTCAGCCCACGACCGCCAACATGTTGAGGTCCATCATGAAGAAACAAGATGGTGACCGAGGCTACACTGGAACCAGAAAGAGCCTGAAGTTTGTGGGCATGACCACAGG GTGTGAGTCCATGTCAACTAGTGAACCATCCAGCtctgaagaagaagagaagaacgGGAacgagaggtggagggaggtctGTGGCCTCCAGGATCGGAGCCGAACGGGCGGGAACAAAGGGGTGGCCAACAGAGAATGTAGTGGCCATGGGAGGACGGAGATACAGGAGAG TTTTCAGTTGAGTGAGAAGATGTTGTCTGCTTGCCATGCGCTGAAGACCCATCTGAGTGACGACCAGATTTTATCCAGCAGAGAACTG CGGTCCTGCCTGAACATGCTGCAGCACGAGTGGTTCCGTGTGTCCAGTCAGAAGTCAGCTGCTCCGGCTGTGGTGGGGGACTATTTAACGGCGTTCCGGTCAGTTTCTCCAGCCGTGCAGAGACACGTAGCCAACTTGGCAGACGGTAACGGTAACACAGCACTCCACTACAGCGTGTCCCACTCCAACTTCACCGTCGTAAAGAGGATGCTGCTGGCAG ATGTGTGTAACGTGAACAAGCAGAACAAGGCAGGATATACCCCCATCATGCTGGCTGCCCTGGCTGCTGTGGAGGCCCCAGAGGacatggaggtggtggaggagctCTTCATTAAAGGAGATGTTAATGCCAAGGCCAGCCAG GCTGGTCAGACAGCCCTGATGCTGGCAGTGAGCCACGGCAGGATGGACATGGTGCGGGCCCTGCTGGCCAAGGGGGCAGAGGTCAACCTTCAGGATGATGAGGGCTCTACAGCTCTAATGTGTGCCAGCGAACACGGCCACGCTGAGATAGTCAGGCTGCTGCTGGCCAAGCCAGGCTGTAACGCCACCCTGAGTGACAGC GATGAGAGCACGGCCCTGTCCATAGCTCTTGAGGCTGGACATAAAGACATAGCAGTGCTGCTCTATGCCCATGTCAACTTCTCCAAATGCCAGGCCGGG GGAACCCCTCGTCTTGGTAGAAATACACCCCCCAGTTCCGCTGGAAGAGCCGTCTTTGAATGA